Proteins encoded within one genomic window of Anopheles gambiae chromosome 3, idAnoGambNW_F1_1, whole genome shotgun sequence:
- the LOC1280360 gene encoding protein nubbin isoform X4 produces MEDGGADPENNNSSHCGMLGISMPCEGAGHDFSTVRKELEYANAIAAAHYGAASDKGDRILSYKLENRRRSEHCSRSNSPFLNPTPADLEGRCSNSSKPTGILRTVAQDKMSPLSMPTGPSATSTTAAAAAAAVAAAQVHLNGTMQDMINLQKLQSLAQLTGASVLGPSLGLPTSPLLGNSPLNLSLSGQNHSPQVLGLGPAAPIAAAAPQMPQLLLASGQIMQGIQGAQLLIPTSQGIATQTILTIPVGQQVISNMSSEALLQSLNFNNSLSETLSSQAAQAAAAAAAASGGLFAPPRDAQGTGSGGGLLSTQLLGSAAGAHAQQHSPKGLHYANHHHHHHHHHGDVKFKPNASSTSSSSCSSSSVVVSGASCMSSVHDTHRQQHLPPGHSLSSASASSNTLDHRSAVAGRMTPDMHRVKLQAGDSPKRISLVASSPPVSTHSRPASYASCSSSPYDKSMTLKRALSPPATLNCTTPSSSSSGSGHSSNGHLQVNVHSAISAASPRSPSDASAINRLGLPTGGVDLLPSKSKLSPGGSSSSGLPLTKDQPSSHPHASVSPLHHHSSSGPSAPGSTGRPGSCDLELIEQHQHQQQQHHRAPSADDLELEKPSTVGSSSGTVHQLQKRSHHSAASTPPPKLSPAGSTGRLSHSDDDDDDASNHEFLEEHPNELTINQTNCNVVDGIDLDDIKEFAKAFKLRRLSLGLTQTQVGQALSVTEGPAYSQSAICSALAAQMYCAAQLSSQQQQIHSSRYKSGQNHVPDFIGVEPSKKRKRRTSFTPQALELLNGHFERNTHPSGTEITGLAHQLGYEREVIRIWFCNKRQALKNTVRMMSKSFKMENT; encoded by the exons AATAGAAGACGAAGTGAGCACTGTAGCCGGTCGAACAGTCCATTTCTCAACCCAACGCCGGCCGATCTAGAGGGCCGgtgtagcaacagcagcaaaccgaCGGGAATCCTGCGTACCGTCGCCCAGGACAAGATGTCACCACTCTCGATGCCCACCGGCCCGAGCGCCACATCGACGACggccgccgcagccgccgcagCCGTGGCCGCCGCCCAAGTACACCTGAACGGAACTA TGCAAGACATGATCAATCTGCAGAAGCTGCAAAGCCTAGCCCAGCTAACGGGGGCAAGCGTTCTCGGGCCGAGTTTGGGGCTGCCGACGTCCCCGCTGCTGGGCAACTCTCCCCTCAACCTAAGCCTCTCGGGTCAGAACCACAGCCCGCAGGTGTTGGGGCTCGGGCCGGCTGCCCCAATTGCAGCGGCCGCACCCCAGATGCCTCAGCTGCTGCTCGCGTCCGGTCAGATTATGCAGGGCATTCAAGGTGCCCAGCTACTCATACCGACGTCTCAAG GCATTGCAACTCAAACCATCCTGACGATCCCGGTCGGACAGCAGGTGATATCCAACATGAGCAGTGAGGCGCTACTACAATCGCTGAACTTTAACAACTCGCTGAGCGAAACGCTTAGCTCGCAGGCGGCCCAAGCGGccgcggctgctgctgccgccagtGGTGGTCTCTTCGCTCCACCGAGGGATGCCCAGGGAACCGGGTCCGGTGGTGGGTTGCTTTCTACGCAGCTGCTCGGTTCGGCTGCTGGAGCGCACGCGCAACAACATTCCCCGAAAGGTTTGCACTACGccaaccatcaccaccatcaccaccatcaccatggaGATGTGAAGTTTAAGCCAAACGCttcctccacctcctcctcgtcctgcTCCTCTTCGTCGGTCGTCGTATCGGGGGCGAGCTGTATGTCCTCGGTTCATGATACCCACCGGCAGCAACACCTTCCGCCCGGCCACTCGCTGTCGTCCGCGTCTGCCTCCTCCAACACGCTCGACCATCGTTCGGCGGTCGCTGGACGCATGACACCGGACATGCATCGGGTGAAACTGCAGGCGGGCGACTCGCCGAAGCGAATCTCGCTCGTCGCATCCTCTCCACCCGTGTCAACCCATAGCCGACCGGCCAGCTACGCCTCCTGCTCGTCCTCACCGTACGACAAATCGATGACGCTGAAGCGTGCCCTTTCGCCACCGGCCACCCTGAACTGTACCacgccgagcagcagcagtagcggcaGCGGCCACTCCAGCAACGGCCATCTGCAGGTGAACGTCCACAGTGCCATCAGTGCGGCGAGTCCACGCTCTCCATCGGACGCCAGTGCAATCAACAG ACTTGGTCTACCGACTGGTGGAGTGGATCTGCTCCCATCCAAGTCGAAACTATCGCCCGGTGGTTCGTCCAGCTCTGGCCTACCGCTCACCAAGGATCAACCTTCAAGTCATCCCCATGCGTCAGTCTCGCCATTGCACCACCATTCCTCCTCGGGACCGTCGGCACCGGGATCGACTGGTCGGCCAGGGTCCTGCGATCTGGAGCTGATagagcagcatcagcaccaacagcagcagcatcaccggGCTCCGTCGGCGGACGACCTGGAGCTAGAGAAACCGTCCACCGTCGGCAGTAGCAGCGGTACGGTGCATCAGCTACAGAAGCGATCCCATCACAGTGCAGCCAGCACACCGCCACCGAAACTGAGCCCGGCCGGATCGACCGGTCGGCTATCGcacagcgacgacgacgatgacgacgcaTCGAACCACGAGTTTCTGGAAGAGCATCCAA ATGAGTTAACAATCAATCAAACTAATTGCAACGTGGTGGACGGTATCGATCTGGACGACATCAAGGAGTTCGCCAAGGCATTCAAACTGCGGCGACTGTCGCTCGGGCTCACGCAAACCCAGGTCGGCCAGGCGCTGTCCGTCACCGAGGGACCTGCCTACAGCCAGAGTGCCATCTGCAG tGCTCTCGCCGCCCAGATGTATTGTGCAGCGCAACTttcatcgcagcagcagcaaat TCATTCATCTAGGTACAAATCGGGCCAAAACCACGTGCCAGACTTTATCGGTGTGGAACCGTCCAAGAAGCGGAAACGAAGGACGTCCTTTACGCCGCAAGCGCTCGAGCTGCTGAACGGGCACTTCGAGCGCAACACGCATCCTTCCG GAACGGAAATTACCGGCCTAGCCCATCAGCTCGGGTACGAGCGGGAAGTTATACGCATCTGGTTCTGCAACAAACGCCAAGCGCTCAAGAACACCGTGCGGATGATGTCCAAGAGCTTCAAGATGGAGAAtacttaa
- the LOC1280360 gene encoding protein nubbin isoform X1 — MEDGGADPENNNSSHCGMLGISMPCEGAGHDFSTVRKELEYANAIAAAHYGAASDKGDRILSYKLENRRRSEHCSRSNSPFLNPTPADLEGRCSNSSKPTGILRTVAQDKMSPLSMPTGPSATSTTAAAAAAAVAAAQVHLNGTMQDMINLQKLQSLAQLTGASVLGPSLGLPTSPLLGNSPLNLSLSGQNHSPQVLGLGPAAPIAAAAPQMPQLLLASGQIMQGIQGAQLLIPTSQGIATQTILTIPVGQQVISNMSSEALLQSLNFNNSLSETLSSQAAQAAAAAAAASGGLFAPPRDAQGTGSGGGLLSTQLLGSAAGAHAQQHSPKGLHYANHHHHHHHHHGDVKFKPNASSTSSSSCSSSSVVVSGASCMSSVHDTHRQQHLPPGHSLSSASASSNTLDHRSAVAGRMTPDMHRVKLQAGDSPKRISLVASSPPVSTHSRPASYASCSSSPYDKSMTLKRALSPPATLNCTTPSSSSSGSGHSSNGHLQVNVHSAISAASPRSPSDASAINRLGLPTGGVDLLPSKSKLSPGGSSSSGLPLTKDQPSSHPHASVSPLHHHSSSGPSAPGSTGRPGSCDLELIEQHQHQQQQHHRAPSADDLELEKPSTVGSSSGTVHQLQKRSHHSAASTPPPKLSPAGSTGRLSHSDDDDDDASNHEFLEEHPNELTINQTNCNVVDGIDLDDIKEFAKAFKLRRLSLGLTQTQVGQALSVTEGPAYSQSAICSALAAQMYCAAQLSSQQQQMFEKLDITPKSAQKIKPVLERWMKEAEESHSSRYKSGQNHVPDFIGVEPSKKRKRRTSFTPQALELLNGHFERNTHPSGTEITGLAHQLGYEREVIRIWFCNKRQALKNTVRMMSKSFKMENT; from the exons AATAGAAGACGAAGTGAGCACTGTAGCCGGTCGAACAGTCCATTTCTCAACCCAACGCCGGCCGATCTAGAGGGCCGgtgtagcaacagcagcaaaccgaCGGGAATCCTGCGTACCGTCGCCCAGGACAAGATGTCACCACTCTCGATGCCCACCGGCCCGAGCGCCACATCGACGACggccgccgcagccgccgcagCCGTGGCCGCCGCCCAAGTACACCTGAACGGAACTA TGCAAGACATGATCAATCTGCAGAAGCTGCAAAGCCTAGCCCAGCTAACGGGGGCAAGCGTTCTCGGGCCGAGTTTGGGGCTGCCGACGTCCCCGCTGCTGGGCAACTCTCCCCTCAACCTAAGCCTCTCGGGTCAGAACCACAGCCCGCAGGTGTTGGGGCTCGGGCCGGCTGCCCCAATTGCAGCGGCCGCACCCCAGATGCCTCAGCTGCTGCTCGCGTCCGGTCAGATTATGCAGGGCATTCAAGGTGCCCAGCTACTCATACCGACGTCTCAAG GCATTGCAACTCAAACCATCCTGACGATCCCGGTCGGACAGCAGGTGATATCCAACATGAGCAGTGAGGCGCTACTACAATCGCTGAACTTTAACAACTCGCTGAGCGAAACGCTTAGCTCGCAGGCGGCCCAAGCGGccgcggctgctgctgccgccagtGGTGGTCTCTTCGCTCCACCGAGGGATGCCCAGGGAACCGGGTCCGGTGGTGGGTTGCTTTCTACGCAGCTGCTCGGTTCGGCTGCTGGAGCGCACGCGCAACAACATTCCCCGAAAGGTTTGCACTACGccaaccatcaccaccatcaccaccatcaccatggaGATGTGAAGTTTAAGCCAAACGCttcctccacctcctcctcgtcctgcTCCTCTTCGTCGGTCGTCGTATCGGGGGCGAGCTGTATGTCCTCGGTTCATGATACCCACCGGCAGCAACACCTTCCGCCCGGCCACTCGCTGTCGTCCGCGTCTGCCTCCTCCAACACGCTCGACCATCGTTCGGCGGTCGCTGGACGCATGACACCGGACATGCATCGGGTGAAACTGCAGGCGGGCGACTCGCCGAAGCGAATCTCGCTCGTCGCATCCTCTCCACCCGTGTCAACCCATAGCCGACCGGCCAGCTACGCCTCCTGCTCGTCCTCACCGTACGACAAATCGATGACGCTGAAGCGTGCCCTTTCGCCACCGGCCACCCTGAACTGTACCacgccgagcagcagcagtagcggcaGCGGCCACTCCAGCAACGGCCATCTGCAGGTGAACGTCCACAGTGCCATCAGTGCGGCGAGTCCACGCTCTCCATCGGACGCCAGTGCAATCAACAG ACTTGGTCTACCGACTGGTGGAGTGGATCTGCTCCCATCCAAGTCGAAACTATCGCCCGGTGGTTCGTCCAGCTCTGGCCTACCGCTCACCAAGGATCAACCTTCAAGTCATCCCCATGCGTCAGTCTCGCCATTGCACCACCATTCCTCCTCGGGACCGTCGGCACCGGGATCGACTGGTCGGCCAGGGTCCTGCGATCTGGAGCTGATagagcagcatcagcaccaacagcagcagcatcaccggGCTCCGTCGGCGGACGACCTGGAGCTAGAGAAACCGTCCACCGTCGGCAGTAGCAGCGGTACGGTGCATCAGCTACAGAAGCGATCCCATCACAGTGCAGCCAGCACACCGCCACCGAAACTGAGCCCGGCCGGATCGACCGGTCGGCTATCGcacagcgacgacgacgatgacgacgcaTCGAACCACGAGTTTCTGGAAGAGCATCCAA ATGAGTTAACAATCAATCAAACTAATTGCAACGTGGTGGACGGTATCGATCTGGACGACATCAAGGAGTTCGCCAAGGCATTCAAACTGCGGCGACTGTCGCTCGGGCTCACGCAAACCCAGGTCGGCCAGGCGCTGTCCGTCACCGAGGGACCTGCCTACAGCCAGAGTGCCATCTGCAG tGCTCTCGCCGCCCAGATGTATTGTGCAGCGCAACTttcatcgcagcagcagcaaat GTTTGAAAAGTTAGACATTACTCCCAAAAGCgcacaaaaaatcaaacccgTGCTCGAGCGCTGGATGAAGGAGGCGGAAGAAAG TCATTCATCTAGGTACAAATCGGGCCAAAACCACGTGCCAGACTTTATCGGTGTGGAACCGTCCAAGAAGCGGAAACGAAGGACGTCCTTTACGCCGCAAGCGCTCGAGCTGCTGAACGGGCACTTCGAGCGCAACACGCATCCTTCCG GAACGGAAATTACCGGCCTAGCCCATCAGCTCGGGTACGAGCGGGAAGTTATACGCATCTGGTTCTGCAACAAACGCCAAGCGCTCAAGAACACCGTGCGGATGATGTCCAAGAGCTTCAAGATGGAGAAtacttaa
- the LOC1280360 gene encoding protein nubbin isoform X2 encodes MEDGGADPENNNSSHCGMLGISMPCEGAGHDFSTVRKELEYANAIAAAHYGAASDKGDRILSYKLENRRRSEHCSRSNSPFLNPTPADLEGRCSNSSKPTGILRTVAQDKMSPLSMPTGPSATSTTAAAAAAAVAAAQVHLNGTMQDMINLQKLQSLAQLTGASVLGPSLGLPTSPLLGNSPLNLSLSGQNHSPQVLGLGPAAPIAAAAPQMPQLLLASGQIMQGIQGAQLLIPTSQGIATQTILTIPVGQQVISNMSSEALLQSLNFNNSLSETLSSQAAQAAAAAAAASGGLFAPPRDAQGTGSGGGLLSTQLLGSAAGAHAQQHSPKGLHYANHHHHHHHHHGDVKFKPNASSTSSSSCSSSSVVVSGASCMSSVHDTHRQQHLPPGHSLSSASASSNTLDHRSAVAGRMTPDMHRVKLQAGDSPKRISLVASSPPVSTHSRPASYASCSSSPYDKSMTLKRALSPPATLNCTTPSSSSSGSGHSSNGHLQVNVHSAISAASPRSPSDASAINRLGLPTGGVDLLPSKSKLSPGGSSSSGLPLTKDQPSSHPHASVSPLHHHSSSGPSAPGSTGRPGSCDLELIEQHQHQQQQHHRAPSADDLELEKPSTVGSSSGTVHQLQKRSHHSAASTPPPKLSPAGSTGRLSHSDDDDDDASNHEFLEEHPNELTINQTNCNVVDGIDLDDIKEFAKAFKLRRLSLGLTQTQVGQALSVTEGPAYSQSAICSALAAQMYCAAQLSSQQQQMFEKLDITPKSAQKIKPVLERWMKEAEERYKSGQNHVPDFIGVEPSKKRKRRTSFTPQALELLNGHFERNTHPSGTEITGLAHQLGYEREVIRIWFCNKRQALKNTVRMMSKSFKMENT; translated from the exons AATAGAAGACGAAGTGAGCACTGTAGCCGGTCGAACAGTCCATTTCTCAACCCAACGCCGGCCGATCTAGAGGGCCGgtgtagcaacagcagcaaaccgaCGGGAATCCTGCGTACCGTCGCCCAGGACAAGATGTCACCACTCTCGATGCCCACCGGCCCGAGCGCCACATCGACGACggccgccgcagccgccgcagCCGTGGCCGCCGCCCAAGTACACCTGAACGGAACTA TGCAAGACATGATCAATCTGCAGAAGCTGCAAAGCCTAGCCCAGCTAACGGGGGCAAGCGTTCTCGGGCCGAGTTTGGGGCTGCCGACGTCCCCGCTGCTGGGCAACTCTCCCCTCAACCTAAGCCTCTCGGGTCAGAACCACAGCCCGCAGGTGTTGGGGCTCGGGCCGGCTGCCCCAATTGCAGCGGCCGCACCCCAGATGCCTCAGCTGCTGCTCGCGTCCGGTCAGATTATGCAGGGCATTCAAGGTGCCCAGCTACTCATACCGACGTCTCAAG GCATTGCAACTCAAACCATCCTGACGATCCCGGTCGGACAGCAGGTGATATCCAACATGAGCAGTGAGGCGCTACTACAATCGCTGAACTTTAACAACTCGCTGAGCGAAACGCTTAGCTCGCAGGCGGCCCAAGCGGccgcggctgctgctgccgccagtGGTGGTCTCTTCGCTCCACCGAGGGATGCCCAGGGAACCGGGTCCGGTGGTGGGTTGCTTTCTACGCAGCTGCTCGGTTCGGCTGCTGGAGCGCACGCGCAACAACATTCCCCGAAAGGTTTGCACTACGccaaccatcaccaccatcaccaccatcaccatggaGATGTGAAGTTTAAGCCAAACGCttcctccacctcctcctcgtcctgcTCCTCTTCGTCGGTCGTCGTATCGGGGGCGAGCTGTATGTCCTCGGTTCATGATACCCACCGGCAGCAACACCTTCCGCCCGGCCACTCGCTGTCGTCCGCGTCTGCCTCCTCCAACACGCTCGACCATCGTTCGGCGGTCGCTGGACGCATGACACCGGACATGCATCGGGTGAAACTGCAGGCGGGCGACTCGCCGAAGCGAATCTCGCTCGTCGCATCCTCTCCACCCGTGTCAACCCATAGCCGACCGGCCAGCTACGCCTCCTGCTCGTCCTCACCGTACGACAAATCGATGACGCTGAAGCGTGCCCTTTCGCCACCGGCCACCCTGAACTGTACCacgccgagcagcagcagtagcggcaGCGGCCACTCCAGCAACGGCCATCTGCAGGTGAACGTCCACAGTGCCATCAGTGCGGCGAGTCCACGCTCTCCATCGGACGCCAGTGCAATCAACAG ACTTGGTCTACCGACTGGTGGAGTGGATCTGCTCCCATCCAAGTCGAAACTATCGCCCGGTGGTTCGTCCAGCTCTGGCCTACCGCTCACCAAGGATCAACCTTCAAGTCATCCCCATGCGTCAGTCTCGCCATTGCACCACCATTCCTCCTCGGGACCGTCGGCACCGGGATCGACTGGTCGGCCAGGGTCCTGCGATCTGGAGCTGATagagcagcatcagcaccaacagcagcagcatcaccggGCTCCGTCGGCGGACGACCTGGAGCTAGAGAAACCGTCCACCGTCGGCAGTAGCAGCGGTACGGTGCATCAGCTACAGAAGCGATCCCATCACAGTGCAGCCAGCACACCGCCACCGAAACTGAGCCCGGCCGGATCGACCGGTCGGCTATCGcacagcgacgacgacgatgacgacgcaTCGAACCACGAGTTTCTGGAAGAGCATCCAA ATGAGTTAACAATCAATCAAACTAATTGCAACGTGGTGGACGGTATCGATCTGGACGACATCAAGGAGTTCGCCAAGGCATTCAAACTGCGGCGACTGTCGCTCGGGCTCACGCAAACCCAGGTCGGCCAGGCGCTGTCCGTCACCGAGGGACCTGCCTACAGCCAGAGTGCCATCTGCAG tGCTCTCGCCGCCCAGATGTATTGTGCAGCGCAACTttcatcgcagcagcagcaaat GTTTGAAAAGTTAGACATTACTCCCAAAAGCgcacaaaaaatcaaacccgTGCTCGAGCGCTGGATGAAGGAGGCGGAAGAAAG GTACAAATCGGGCCAAAACCACGTGCCAGACTTTATCGGTGTGGAACCGTCCAAGAAGCGGAAACGAAGGACGTCCTTTACGCCGCAAGCGCTCGAGCTGCTGAACGGGCACTTCGAGCGCAACACGCATCCTTCCG GAACGGAAATTACCGGCCTAGCCCATCAGCTCGGGTACGAGCGGGAAGTTATACGCATCTGGTTCTGCAACAAACGCCAAGCGCTCAAGAACACCGTGCGGATGATGTCCAAGAGCTTCAAGATGGAGAAtacttaa
- the LOC1280360 gene encoding protein nubbin isoform X5, with the protein MEDGGADPENNNSSHCGMLGISMPCEGAGHDFSTVRKELEYANAIAAAHYGAASDKGDRILSYKLENRRRSEHCSRSNSPFLNPTPADLEGRCSNSSKPTGILRTVAQDKMSPLSMPTGPSATSTTAAAAAAAVAAAQVHLNGTMQDMINLQKLQSLAQLTGASVLGPSLGLPTSPLLGNSPLNLSLSGQNHSPQVLGLGPAAPIAAAAPQMPQLLLASGQIMQGIQGAQLLIPTSQGIATQTILTIPVGQQVISNMSSEALLQSLNFNNSLSETLSSQAAQAAAAAAAASGGLFAPPRDAQGTGSGGGLLSTQLLGSAAGAHAQQHSPKGLHYANHHHHHHHHHGDVKFKPNASSTSSSSCSSSSVVVSGASCMSSVHDTHRQQHLPPGHSLSSASASSNTLDHRSAVAGRMTPDMHRVKLQAGDSPKRISLVASSPPVSTHSRPASYASCSSSPYDKSMTLKRALSPPATLNCTTPSSSSSGSGHSSNGHLQVNVHSAISAASPRSPSDASAINRLGLPTGGVDLLPSKSKLSPGGSSSSGLPLTKDQPSSHPHASVSPLHHHSSSGPSAPGSTGRPGSCDLELIEQHQHQQQQHHRAPSADDLELEKPSTVGSSSGTVHQLQKRSHHSAASTPPPKLSPAGSTGRLSHSDDDDDDASNHEFLEEHPNELTINQTNCNVVDGIDLDDIKEFAKAFKLRRLSLGLTQTQVGQALSVTEGPAYSQSAICSALAAQMYCAAQLSSQQQQMYKSGQNHVPDFIGVEPSKKRKRRTSFTPQALELLNGHFERNTHPSGTEITGLAHQLGYEREVIRIWFCNKRQALKNTVRMMSKSFKMENT; encoded by the exons AATAGAAGACGAAGTGAGCACTGTAGCCGGTCGAACAGTCCATTTCTCAACCCAACGCCGGCCGATCTAGAGGGCCGgtgtagcaacagcagcaaaccgaCGGGAATCCTGCGTACCGTCGCCCAGGACAAGATGTCACCACTCTCGATGCCCACCGGCCCGAGCGCCACATCGACGACggccgccgcagccgccgcagCCGTGGCCGCCGCCCAAGTACACCTGAACGGAACTA TGCAAGACATGATCAATCTGCAGAAGCTGCAAAGCCTAGCCCAGCTAACGGGGGCAAGCGTTCTCGGGCCGAGTTTGGGGCTGCCGACGTCCCCGCTGCTGGGCAACTCTCCCCTCAACCTAAGCCTCTCGGGTCAGAACCACAGCCCGCAGGTGTTGGGGCTCGGGCCGGCTGCCCCAATTGCAGCGGCCGCACCCCAGATGCCTCAGCTGCTGCTCGCGTCCGGTCAGATTATGCAGGGCATTCAAGGTGCCCAGCTACTCATACCGACGTCTCAAG GCATTGCAACTCAAACCATCCTGACGATCCCGGTCGGACAGCAGGTGATATCCAACATGAGCAGTGAGGCGCTACTACAATCGCTGAACTTTAACAACTCGCTGAGCGAAACGCTTAGCTCGCAGGCGGCCCAAGCGGccgcggctgctgctgccgccagtGGTGGTCTCTTCGCTCCACCGAGGGATGCCCAGGGAACCGGGTCCGGTGGTGGGTTGCTTTCTACGCAGCTGCTCGGTTCGGCTGCTGGAGCGCACGCGCAACAACATTCCCCGAAAGGTTTGCACTACGccaaccatcaccaccatcaccaccatcaccatggaGATGTGAAGTTTAAGCCAAACGCttcctccacctcctcctcgtcctgcTCCTCTTCGTCGGTCGTCGTATCGGGGGCGAGCTGTATGTCCTCGGTTCATGATACCCACCGGCAGCAACACCTTCCGCCCGGCCACTCGCTGTCGTCCGCGTCTGCCTCCTCCAACACGCTCGACCATCGTTCGGCGGTCGCTGGACGCATGACACCGGACATGCATCGGGTGAAACTGCAGGCGGGCGACTCGCCGAAGCGAATCTCGCTCGTCGCATCCTCTCCACCCGTGTCAACCCATAGCCGACCGGCCAGCTACGCCTCCTGCTCGTCCTCACCGTACGACAAATCGATGACGCTGAAGCGTGCCCTTTCGCCACCGGCCACCCTGAACTGTACCacgccgagcagcagcagtagcggcaGCGGCCACTCCAGCAACGGCCATCTGCAGGTGAACGTCCACAGTGCCATCAGTGCGGCGAGTCCACGCTCTCCATCGGACGCCAGTGCAATCAACAG ACTTGGTCTACCGACTGGTGGAGTGGATCTGCTCCCATCCAAGTCGAAACTATCGCCCGGTGGTTCGTCCAGCTCTGGCCTACCGCTCACCAAGGATCAACCTTCAAGTCATCCCCATGCGTCAGTCTCGCCATTGCACCACCATTCCTCCTCGGGACCGTCGGCACCGGGATCGACTGGTCGGCCAGGGTCCTGCGATCTGGAGCTGATagagcagcatcagcaccaacagcagcagcatcaccggGCTCCGTCGGCGGACGACCTGGAGCTAGAGAAACCGTCCACCGTCGGCAGTAGCAGCGGTACGGTGCATCAGCTACAGAAGCGATCCCATCACAGTGCAGCCAGCACACCGCCACCGAAACTGAGCCCGGCCGGATCGACCGGTCGGCTATCGcacagcgacgacgacgatgacgacgcaTCGAACCACGAGTTTCTGGAAGAGCATCCAA ATGAGTTAACAATCAATCAAACTAATTGCAACGTGGTGGACGGTATCGATCTGGACGACATCAAGGAGTTCGCCAAGGCATTCAAACTGCGGCGACTGTCGCTCGGGCTCACGCAAACCCAGGTCGGCCAGGCGCTGTCCGTCACCGAGGGACCTGCCTACAGCCAGAGTGCCATCTGCAG tGCTCTCGCCGCCCAGATGTATTGTGCAGCGCAACTttcatcgcagcagcagcaaat GTACAAATCGGGCCAAAACCACGTGCCAGACTTTATCGGTGTGGAACCGTCCAAGAAGCGGAAACGAAGGACGTCCTTTACGCCGCAAGCGCTCGAGCTGCTGAACGGGCACTTCGAGCGCAACACGCATCCTTCCG GAACGGAAATTACCGGCCTAGCCCATCAGCTCGGGTACGAGCGGGAAGTTATACGCATCTGGTTCTGCAACAAACGCCAAGCGCTCAAGAACACCGTGCGGATGATGTCCAAGAGCTTCAAGATGGAGAAtacttaa